Proteins from one Rhodohalobacter mucosus genomic window:
- a CDS encoding universal stress protein: MGKIQRVLVPTDFSDDSGYALDVAVRIAEQKGAEVDLIYVVPSLQHFLRFLSSEMNTEYANTLYDQAQTRLEQLMEQINPENRGDLFVKLDKKPGISVLDQIKAGSYDLVVIGSKGSDKTKLGRGSTAQHIIRGSHVPVLAVDRELSSETVNHILVTTDGSELSFTALSPAVVMAELWNADITLLYIHELRGGLIENIYTPPEGIQKEKVYEKLMSKLESFISEHKTGGIHLKRGEKMYHDTILIKNNSDHSSTDLITDVITGFSSHYEIEQYAEKHSDLVVMGTHGYSGFAHVMLGSVTEKVIQQMKKPVLTVRPFESDFLLSKGGIDEAEGETSSIPPWHWL; the protein is encoded by the coding sequence ATGGGCAAGATTCAAAGAGTTCTGGTCCCAACTGATTTTTCCGATGATTCAGGATACGCACTTGACGTTGCAGTGAGGATTGCTGAACAAAAAGGAGCTGAAGTAGACCTGATCTACGTAGTTCCTTCGTTGCAGCATTTTCTGCGTTTTCTAAGCTCAGAGATGAATACTGAATATGCCAATACACTTTACGATCAGGCTCAAACCCGTCTTGAACAGCTGATGGAGCAGATAAATCCGGAAAACAGGGGAGATCTGTTTGTGAAGCTCGATAAAAAGCCGGGCATTTCCGTTTTGGATCAAATAAAGGCCGGAAGTTATGACCTGGTCGTAATCGGCTCGAAGGGAAGCGACAAGACAAAACTTGGAAGGGGCAGCACGGCTCAGCATATCATCCGGGGCTCACATGTACCGGTACTGGCTGTTGACCGGGAATTAAGCAGTGAAACCGTTAATCATATTCTGGTTACGACAGATGGTTCGGAACTGTCGTTTACGGCTCTCTCTCCCGCGGTGGTAATGGCTGAACTTTGGAATGCGGATATAACGCTGCTCTATATTCATGAATTACGGGGCGGGCTCATCGAAAATATATATACACCGCCTGAAGGCATTCAGAAAGAGAAAGTCTATGAAAAACTGATGTCGAAGCTTGAGAGCTTCATAAGCGAACATAAAACCGGAGGCATTCACCTTAAGCGGGGTGAAAAAATGTATCATGACACGATCCTGATTAAGAATAATTCGGACCATTCTTCCACGGACCTGATTACGGATGTCATAACAGGGTTCTCTTCCCACTACGAAATTGAACAGTACGCCGAGAAACATTCAGACCTTGTGGTGATGGGAACGCACGGATACAGCGGTTTCGCTCATGTGATGCTTGGCTCGGTTACTGAAAAAGTAATCCAGCAAATGAAAAAACCGGTGCTTACCGTTCGGCCATTTGAGTCCGATTTTCTGCTCTCTAAAGGCGGAATAGATGAGGCTGAAGGTGAAACGTCTTCTATACCACCCTGGCACTGGCTCTGA
- a CDS encoding YceI family protein, with translation MSTNTLTQWGIDTTHSEITFKVKHLVISTVTGKFKQFDASVETDNEDFENARIAFEAAIDSIDTGNEDRDNHLKSDDFFNAVEYPSLSFVSDSFTKVGDGLYRLTGDLTIRGNTRKVELDAEYGGTVVDPYGNTKAGFEVSGKINRKEFGLTWSAVTEAGNIVVSDDVKLNLNVQFTKN, from the coding sequence ATGAGCACCAATACACTTACCCAATGGGGTATCGATACCACACATTCTGAAATCACATTCAAAGTTAAGCATCTTGTAATTTCAACCGTTACCGGAAAATTCAAGCAGTTTGATGCAAGCGTTGAAACTGACAACGAGGATTTTGAGAATGCCAGGATCGCCTTTGAAGCTGCTATTGACAGTATCGATACCGGAAATGAAGACCGTGACAATCATCTGAAGTCGGACGATTTCTTTAATGCAGTGGAATACCCCTCCCTTTCTTTTGTTTCCGATTCATTTACCAAAGTTGGAGATGGCCTCTACAGACTTACCGGCGACCTCACCATCCGGGGCAATACCCGAAAGGTGGAGCTGGATGCAGAGTATGGAGGAACCGTTGTGGATCCTTATGGAAATACCAAAGCAGGCTTTGAGGTATCCGGAAAGATCAATCGCAAAGAGTTTGGCCTTACATGGAGCGCCGTTACTGAGGCGGGAAATATTGTAGTTTCGGATGATGTAAAACTGAACCTGAACGTACAGTTCACTAAAAACTGA
- the ahcY gene encoding adenosylhomocysteinase → MEQQVDKLPYKVKDISLAKYGRDEIRLAEAEMPGLMATREEFGKDKPLKGARIAGCLHMTVQTAVLIETLIELGAEVQWSSCNIYSTQDHAAAAIAKAGIPVYAWKGMTEEEYEWCIEQTLFFEDGQPLNMILDDGGDLTNMVLDKYPELTNNIRGISEETTTGVLRLYERMKNNTLTIPAINVNDSVTKSKFDNKYGCKESCVDAIRRATDVMMAGKVAVVAGYGDVGKGSAASLRGAGARVIVTEIDPICALQAAMDGYAVKKMSDAVKEADIVVTATGNKDILTAEHFESMKDKAIVGNIGHFDNEIDVKWLKTNAEEENIKPQVDLFRLKDGKEIILLSQGRLMNLGNATGHPSFVMSNSFTNQTIAQIALWNEEFEVGVHVLPKHLDEKVARLHLKKIGVDLEELTDEQSEYIGVSKEGPYKPDHYRY, encoded by the coding sequence ATGGAACAACAAGTAGACAAATTGCCATATAAGGTAAAAGATATCAGCCTCGCGAAATACGGACGGGATGAAATCCGTCTGGCGGAAGCTGAAATGCCGGGGTTGATGGCAACCCGCGAAGAATTTGGAAAGGATAAACCACTGAAAGGAGCCCGGATCGCAGGCTGTCTTCATATGACGGTTCAGACCGCCGTGCTGATTGAAACGCTGATTGAGCTGGGTGCGGAAGTACAATGGTCATCCTGCAACATTTACTCCACGCAGGATCACGCAGCAGCTGCCATTGCCAAAGCCGGAATCCCGGTCTATGCATGGAAGGGAATGACCGAGGAAGAGTATGAATGGTGCATCGAGCAAACCCTCTTTTTTGAGGATGGCCAGCCCCTTAACATGATTCTGGATGATGGCGGCGACCTCACCAACATGGTACTCGACAAATATCCCGAGTTAACAAATAACATCCGCGGTATATCCGAAGAAACCACAACCGGTGTTCTGAGGCTCTATGAGCGTATGAAGAACAATACGCTTACCATTCCTGCTATAAACGTGAACGACTCTGTCACCAAGTCAAAGTTTGACAACAAATATGGCTGTAAAGAGTCCTGCGTAGATGCAATCCGGCGCGCCACCGATGTGATGATGGCCGGCAAGGTTGCTGTTGTGGCCGGTTACGGAGATGTGGGTAAAGGATCCGCAGCATCGCTTCGCGGCGCCGGCGCACGCGTTATTGTGACCGAAATTGATCCAATCTGTGCACTTCAGGCGGCTATGGACGGATATGCTGTGAAGAAAATGTCGGATGCCGTTAAGGAAGCCGATATTGTGGTTACAGCCACAGGTAACAAGGATATCCTTACCGCTGAGCATTTTGAAAGCATGAAAGACAAAGCGATTGTTGGAAACATCGGTCATTTCGACAATGAAATAGACGTGAAATGGCTCAAGACAAATGCTGAAGAGGAAAATATCAAACCACAGGTAGACCTGTTTCGCCTGAAAGACGGAAAAGAGATTATTCTCCTCTCACAGGGCCGCCTGATGAACCTGGGTAATGCAACGGGTCATCCAAGCTTTGTGATGAGCAATAGCTTCACCAACCAGACCATTGCGCAGATTGCGCTCTGGAATGAAGAGTTTGAGGTAGGAGTGCATGTTCTGCCGAAACACCTTGACGAGAAAGTAGCCCGGCTCCACCTGAAGAAAATCGGTGTGGATCTGGAGGAGCTTACCGATGAGCAGTCGGAGTATATCGGTGTGTCGAAAGAAGGCCCATATAAGCCCGATCACTACCGGTACTGA
- a CDS encoding TlpA family protein disulfide reductase, producing the protein MKYLLSSIFLVGMLLFMSACSGDPNTPEAIVENAVFADLDGNEVHVSDFEGKLLIIDFWETWCGPCLQVFPSLDQLREEYPDNFEVLAVTAGMNEGPEDARAFAEENDYDFNWLYDQNGVFTKLGGYAIPFKVFVDPDGNLIKIEMGSYGREGDYNRTKAMIEEYM; encoded by the coding sequence ATGAAATACCTTTTATCATCAATTTTTCTGGTCGGTATGCTGCTGTTCATGTCAGCCTGCTCCGGCGATCCCAATACTCCGGAAGCTATCGTGGAAAATGCGGTATTTGCCGACCTTGACGGAAATGAGGTACATGTAAGCGACTTCGAGGGAAAACTTCTCATTATTGATTTCTGGGAGACCTGGTGCGGCCCCTGCCTGCAGGTGTTTCCCTCACTCGATCAGCTTCGCGAGGAATACCCGGACAATTTTGAAGTTCTGGCTGTTACGGCCGGGATGAATGAAGGACCTGAGGATGCCCGCGCTTTTGCCGAAGAAAACGACTATGACTTCAACTGGCTTTATGACCAGAACGGCGTATTTACAAAACTCGGCGGATATGCTATACCATTTAAGGTCTTTGTGGATCCTGATGGAAACTTAATCAAAATAGAAATGGGTTCATATGGCCGTGAGGGCGACTACAACCGCACAAAAGCGATGATCGAAGAGTACATGTAG
- the lhgO gene encoding L-2-hydroxyglutarate oxidase, which translates to MTYDFLIVGAGIVGLSTAYKLSKAYPDANILVLEKEDRVAAHQTGRNSGVIHSGIYYKPGSYKARNCVEGRHELVAFCREHGITHEVCGKVIVATDESEKPGLEKIYQRGLENEIEGISMIGPDEMKEIEPWVNGIQAIHVPCSGIVDYAGVCRKLAELLNDAGNEIRLNSAVKSVYHNNGTVTVQTGKERISARYLINCAGLHSDRIAHASGITSPVKIVPFRGEYYELTPNAQHKVKALIYPVPNPEFPFLGVHFTRMALGGVECGPNAVFAFKREGYEKTSFDINDVIDTFNFPGFWKLAGNHWRMGIDELYRSFSKQGFLENLQKLIPSIGISDITESPSGVRAMALKPDGEILDDFYFETTENEVHVLNAPSPAATAGLAIGSEITEKVKSSFGL; encoded by the coding sequence ATGACGTACGATTTTTTAATTGTGGGTGCAGGCATCGTCGGCCTGTCAACCGCATATAAGCTATCGAAAGCCTATCCCGATGCCAATATCCTCGTACTGGAAAAAGAGGATCGTGTAGCAGCGCATCAAACAGGAAGAAACTCGGGTGTGATCCATTCCGGCATCTACTATAAGCCCGGAAGTTACAAAGCCAGGAATTGTGTAGAGGGCAGGCACGAACTGGTGGCATTCTGCCGTGAACACGGAATTACCCATGAGGTCTGCGGCAAGGTGATCGTTGCGACTGATGAATCGGAGAAACCGGGACTCGAAAAAATCTATCAGAGGGGCCTCGAGAATGAAATCGAGGGGATCTCTATGATCGGACCCGATGAAATGAAGGAAATTGAGCCCTGGGTGAATGGTATTCAGGCCATCCACGTACCCTGTTCAGGCATTGTAGACTACGCTGGTGTATGCCGCAAACTTGCAGAATTGCTGAATGATGCAGGCAACGAAATACGGCTCAATAGTGCTGTCAAATCCGTTTATCATAACAATGGTACCGTCACGGTTCAGACCGGCAAAGAGCGAATCAGCGCACGTTACCTGATCAATTGCGCGGGCCTGCACTCCGACAGAATCGCGCACGCTTCCGGTATCACCTCTCCTGTAAAAATCGTGCCCTTTCGCGGCGAGTATTATGAGCTCACACCCAATGCCCAGCACAAGGTAAAGGCATTGATCTATCCCGTCCCCAATCCTGAATTTCCCTTTTTAGGCGTTCATTTTACACGCATGGCCCTCGGCGGCGTGGAGTGCGGACCCAACGCCGTTTTTGCCTTCAAGCGGGAAGGGTATGAAAAAACCTCATTCGACATAAACGATGTGATCGATACCTTCAATTTTCCGGGTTTTTGGAAGCTTGCGGGAAATCACTGGCGCATGGGCATTGACGAACTCTACCGCTCCTTCTCAAAGCAGGGGTTTCTTGAAAATCTTCAGAAACTGATCCCTTCGATCGGGATCAGCGACATTACGGAATCACCATCGGGTGTACGCGCCATGGCCCTGAAGCCCGACGGCGAAATTCTGGACGACTTCTATTTCGAAACCACAGAGAACGAAGTTCACGTACTGAACGCCCCGAGTCCCGCGGCCACGGCCGGACTTGCGATCGGTTCTGAAATTACGGAGAAGGTTAAAAGCAGCTTTGGGCTTTAG
- a CDS encoding 6-bladed beta-propeller, producing the protein MRNIVYTILVIIFINSSTNFFEEEIVIIKKIILQENLQHAVDLQEVSFFSDSSFVASSHPSRYPQVIHYNKDGLQINVISKRGRGPFEFMRPTNVQVCNDEIYVWDHQLSKLMIFDRNGEGIKESTIMENNSASMALDCNENIIAYFTRRSVPLNFVRIINYEEDIFIKDVGSQTIEHELMTTRVDFHFNMYMNYPNLYYGSPIRDEIVVYNILSDSEKNISLNDDDFYLGPNRYETRDQVNQDIRNAIRMPYIFSQFKGIYELTDFIVGITEVGFYNPENIGILIGNEYNYEEDDPRRLNLFVYDKNMGFIKKINMNKEIHEEVGLKVVSSFGNSLVFYRADSDSDEVQHTLYFLRISL; encoded by the coding sequence ATGAGAAACATAGTTTATACAATATTAGTTATAATTTTTATTAATTCATCAACTAATTTTTTTGAAGAAGAAATTGTTATAATCAAAAAAATTATTCTTCAAGAAAATCTACAACATGCCGTAGATTTGCAAGAGGTCAGTTTTTTTTCAGATTCATCATTTGTTGCAAGTTCTCATCCCAGTCGGTATCCTCAAGTAATACATTATAATAAAGACGGTTTGCAGATAAATGTAATTTCAAAAAGGGGGCGTGGTCCATTTGAATTTATGCGACCTACGAATGTTCAAGTTTGTAATGATGAAATATATGTATGGGATCATCAGTTATCCAAGCTTATGATTTTTGACCGCAACGGTGAAGGAATCAAAGAGAGCACTATAATGGAAAATAATTCAGCCTCCATGGCTCTGGATTGTAATGAAAACATTATAGCCTATTTCACAAGAAGGAGTGTGCCATTAAACTTTGTACGAATCATAAACTACGAAGAGGATATTTTTATCAAAGATGTTGGAAGTCAAACAATTGAACATGAACTTATGACAACCAGGGTTGATTTCCATTTCAATATGTATATGAATTATCCCAATTTGTATTATGGAAGCCCTATCAGGGATGAAATAGTTGTTTACAATATTCTTTCAGATTCAGAAAAAAATATATCATTAAATGATGACGATTTTTATTTAGGACCGAATAGGTATGAAACAAGAGACCAGGTAAATCAAGATATTAGAAATGCAATCAGAATGCCTTATATATTCAGTCAATTCAAAGGTATATATGAATTGACAGATTTTATAGTTGGAATTACCGAAGTTGGGTTCTATAATCCTGAGAATATTGGCATATTGATTGGTAATGAATATAACTACGAAGAGGATGATCCCAGAAGATTAAACTTGTTTGTTTATGACAAAAACATGGGCTTTATAAAAAAAATAAACATGAATAAAGAAATTCATGAAGAAGTAGGCTTGAAGGTTGTTTCTAGTTTCGGTAATAGCCTTGTTTTTTATAGGGCCGATTCAGATTCAGATGAGGTTCAGCATACTTTATATTTTTTAAGAATATCACTTTAG
- a CDS encoding FAD-binding and (Fe-S)-binding domain-containing protein, producing MSTFQTDTLTRRLYSTDASLYEELPKGVAFPENPDDIRRLVFRSAEEGFSITPRSAGTSLAGQTTGSGVIMDVSRHMTRILEINPDERWARVEPGVIRDTLNREAGQYGLQFGPDTATTNRCMIGGMIGNNSCGAFSIKHKTTREHILEIDAVLSDGSTAVFHPLSEKELQNKLSLENLEGDIYRGMLELLHKYRDAIFKNYPHPDIIRRNTGYALDRLCEMEPVTPGGRPFNMAELLCGSEGTLAMTTSAKLNLVPVPKHKVLLIPQFKTLRESMLATVEAVKWNPAAVELVDNIILDATKGNIEQRRNRFFLDGEPGCILIIQFEGDDAEEIAEKAHGLGKALKDKGLGYAHPVHAAEEEMSRVWDLRKAGLGLLMGLGRKSPSPTFVEDTAVRVDDLPDYVEEFQQILQKHNTSCVFYAHASVGELHLRPVIDTTKPEGIQTLKEIAEEVAELVKKYRGSLSGEHGDGRARAPYIETVLGKEMMPLLERVKDIWDPENRFNPGKIVRPAPIDSHLRFSPDYKKPDVDTIFHWRKAGGFDAAVEQCNGAGVCRKLAASGGTMCPSYHATREEKDNTRGRANLFRQLFSGKQQEAFSSEELKDALSLCLSCKACKSECPANVDMAKMKAEFMNGWHKQQGTSAGERFFGQPEKLYPLASAFAPVTNLINRQKPVKVLLEKLFNIDSRRNLPEFASETFESWFRKNRTTHTGRDRKEVVLLVDIFTNYHEPDAAIAASKIIDKLGYDVAFPGIFPTGRPQISKGLLDEASAICTENIHRLKGYADKSMPIVGLEPSEILTLRDEYTDLCSEQDFDDATAIARNAFLWEEFITTELSALDDAPQAGGSTVYIHGHCHTKALVGGDPLMQAFKLMGFEPVALKTGCCGMAGSFGYERDKYDVSMSVGEQVLFPALRELPDDAIVCAPGFSCRHQITDGVKRKALHPAVIMENAFGGM from the coding sequence TTGTCAACTTTCCAAACCGATACCCTTACCCGCCGGCTTTACTCTACCGATGCCTCCCTCTATGAAGAGCTTCCGAAAGGTGTGGCATTCCCTGAAAATCCGGACGATATCCGCCGTCTTGTTTTCCGGTCAGCGGAAGAGGGTTTTTCCATAACCCCACGAAGCGCCGGTACCAGCCTGGCCGGGCAGACAACAGGGAGCGGCGTGATCATGGATGTATCCCGTCACATGACCCGCATCCTGGAGATCAACCCGGATGAACGATGGGCGCGCGTGGAGCCGGGCGTGATCCGTGATACGCTTAACCGCGAGGCCGGTCAATACGGCCTGCAATTCGGTCCCGATACGGCCACCACCAACCGCTGCATGATCGGCGGAATGATCGGCAACAACTCCTGCGGTGCATTTTCTATAAAACATAAAACCACCCGGGAGCATATCCTGGAGATCGACGCGGTCTTGTCGGACGGGTCAACGGCGGTGTTCCATCCGCTTTCTGAAAAAGAGCTTCAAAATAAACTGTCGCTCGAAAACCTTGAGGGCGACATCTATCGTGGGATGCTTGAGCTGCTTCACAAGTATCGCGACGCCATTTTTAAGAACTATCCTCACCCGGATATCATCCGAAGAAATACGGGCTATGCACTCGACAGATTGTGTGAGATGGAACCTGTCACGCCGGGCGGCCGTCCGTTCAACATGGCCGAACTGTTGTGCGGCAGCGAGGGAACCCTGGCCATGACAACATCAGCCAAACTGAATCTGGTGCCGGTCCCCAAGCACAAAGTACTTCTCATCCCGCAGTTCAAAACCCTTCGCGAGTCGATGCTCGCAACCGTGGAGGCCGTGAAATGGAATCCGGCCGCAGTAGAGCTGGTCGACAACATTATCCTGGACGCAACCAAAGGCAATATCGAACAGAGGCGAAACCGGTTCTTCCTCGATGGTGAACCCGGCTGTATTCTGATTATCCAGTTTGAGGGCGACGATGCGGAAGAGATTGCGGAAAAGGCACACGGCCTGGGCAAGGCTCTGAAAGATAAAGGGCTTGGATATGCACATCCTGTGCACGCTGCCGAAGAGGAGATGAGCCGGGTCTGGGATCTCCGTAAAGCCGGCCTGGGCCTGCTGATGGGTCTGGGGAGAAAATCCCCTTCGCCGACATTTGTGGAAGATACTGCAGTACGGGTGGATGATCTTCCCGACTATGTAGAAGAGTTTCAGCAGATCCTGCAAAAGCACAACACCAGCTGCGTGTTCTACGCCCATGCTTCGGTAGGAGAGCTTCATCTGCGGCCCGTTATCGACACCACAAAACCTGAGGGCATCCAAACGCTGAAAGAGATTGCCGAAGAAGTGGCGGAGCTGGTTAAAAAATATCGCGGTTCATTGTCGGGTGAGCACGGCGACGGACGCGCCCGCGCACCGTACATTGAAACCGTGCTTGGAAAGGAGATGATGCCGCTCCTGGAACGGGTGAAAGATATCTGGGATCCCGAAAACCGGTTCAACCCCGGTAAAATTGTTCGTCCGGCACCTATCGACTCTCATCTTCGATTTTCTCCTGATTACAAAAAACCGGATGTAGACACGATTTTTCACTGGCGGAAAGCGGGAGGTTTTGATGCGGCCGTGGAGCAGTGTAACGGGGCCGGTGTGTGCAGAAAACTTGCAGCGAGCGGCGGCACCATGTGTCCCTCTTACCACGCTACACGTGAGGAGAAAGACAATACCCGCGGACGTGCGAACCTGTTCCGTCAGCTTTTTTCCGGCAAGCAGCAGGAGGCTTTTTCATCCGAAGAGCTCAAGGACGCCCTCAGCCTCTGCCTGAGCTGCAAAGCGTGCAAGAGCGAGTGCCCCGCCAATGTGGACATGGCTAAAATGAAGGCGGAGTTCATGAACGGATGGCATAAACAGCAAGGTACAAGCGCCGGGGAACGCTTTTTTGGTCAGCCGGAAAAACTCTATCCGTTGGCTTCCGCATTTGCCCCGGTCACCAATCTTATCAACCGGCAAAAACCGGTGAAGGTGCTTCTTGAAAAGCTTTTCAATATCGATTCGCGACGAAACCTGCCGGAGTTCGCATCCGAAACTTTTGAAAGCTGGTTCCGAAAGAACAGGACAACCCATACCGGGCGCGACAGAAAAGAGGTGGTTTTGCTGGTCGATATCTTTACCAACTACCATGAGCCGGATGCAGCCATTGCCGCCAGCAAAATCATTGACAAGCTTGGGTATGATGTAGCATTTCCCGGAATATTTCCCACGGGAAGGCCGCAGATCTCAAAAGGGCTGCTGGATGAGGCATCGGCCATCTGTACCGAAAACATTCACCGTCTGAAAGGTTATGCGGATAAAAGCATGCCCATTGTGGGGCTCGAACCCAGCGAAATCCTTACCCTTCGAGACGAATACACCGATCTCTGCAGCGAGCAAGATTTTGACGACGCGACAGCCATCGCGCGAAACGCGTTTTTGTGGGAAGAATTTATCACAACCGAGTTGTCGGCATTGGATGATGCGCCGCAGGCTGGCGGGTCAACGGTTTACATTCATGGCCACTGCCACACGAAGGCGCTCGTTGGTGGAGATCCCCTGATGCAAGCCTTTAAGCTGATGGGTTTCGAACCGGTTGCTCTGAAGACGGGCTGCTGCGGGATGGCGGGTAGTTTCGGTTATGAACGGGATAAGTATGATGTATCGATGTCCGTGGGTGAACAGGTGCTCTTTCCCGCACTTCGCGAACTGCCGGACGATGCCATCGTCTGCGCACCGGGCTTCTCCTGCCGGCATCAGATCACCGACGGGGTTAAGCGCAAAGCCCTGCATCCGGCCGTAATCATGGAAAATGCCTTTGGAGGGATGTAG
- a CDS encoding LVIVD repeat-containing protein, with translation MKKPAASLLLFPVLILLLLSSCDDITKQTITWVEFEPVYMSQEEFLNSVAQESAKDLENPGKIYFYNGYLFVNEVNEGIHIIDNRDPSSPVNVGFINIPANKDLAIRNDILYADSQKDLLIFDISDLENAELIERIEDVFNTSAEMAPGFTTQAVDPEKGLVIDWKPVVKEEICEGTCRSHPGWGFRTLASTDAMFSGGAGSEGSQSGVGGSMARFTIQGDYLYAVDHTDLITFNVTSADNTIKVDQKSLGWAIETIFPYQENLFIGSESAMYIYELSNPTSPSQLSVYLHATSCDPVVVEGDYAFVTLREGERCPRGINRLEVIDVENLTQPTKVQSYEMINPHGLGIDNGTLFVSEGEYGLKILDAANPLEIRQLRHITDIQAYDVIPLNGVLMVTGGGGIVQYDYSDLDNLRLLSTIPVYSE, from the coding sequence ATGAAAAAACCAGCCGCCAGCCTTCTGCTATTTCCTGTTCTTATCTTGCTGTTGCTCAGCTCCTGTGATGACATCACCAAGCAGACCATTACCTGGGTTGAATTTGAACCTGTTTACATGTCGCAGGAGGAGTTCCTGAACTCCGTTGCACAGGAAAGTGCCAAAGACCTTGAGAACCCGGGCAAGATCTATTTTTACAACGGCTACCTTTTTGTGAATGAGGTAAATGAGGGAATCCACATCATCGACAACCGGGATCCTTCCAGCCCAGTTAATGTCGGATTCATCAATATTCCGGCAAATAAAGATCTCGCAATCCGGAACGATATTCTTTACGCAGATTCGCAAAAAGACCTGCTGATATTCGATATCAGTGACCTGGAAAATGCTGAGCTTATCGAGCGCATTGAAGACGTATTCAACACCAGTGCAGAGATGGCTCCCGGATTCACAACCCAGGCGGTTGATCCGGAAAAGGGCCTCGTAATCGACTGGAAACCCGTAGTGAAGGAAGAGATTTGTGAAGGAACCTGCAGATCGCACCCCGGCTGGGGATTTCGCACGCTTGCATCCACCGACGCGATGTTCAGCGGCGGGGCGGGCTCTGAGGGTTCGCAAAGCGGGGTCGGGGGATCCATGGCCCGGTTCACAATTCAGGGCGATTACCTGTATGCGGTGGACCATACCGACCTGATCACATTTAACGTAACGTCTGCCGACAATACGATTAAGGTGGATCAGAAAAGTCTTGGATGGGCTATTGAAACCATATTCCCGTATCAGGAAAACCTGTTTATCGGGTCGGAATCGGCCATGTACATCTATGAGCTGAGCAACCCGACCAGTCCCTCACAACTTTCGGTATATCTGCATGCAACCTCCTGCGACCCTGTTGTGGTTGAGGGAGATTATGCCTTTGTGACCCTGAGGGAGGGTGAACGGTGTCCGCGAGGCATCAACCGCCTTGAAGTTATCGATGTAGAGAACCTGACGCAGCCCACCAAGGTGCAGTCCTATGAAATGATCAATCCGCACGGGCTGGGAATCGATAACGGAACGCTCTTTGTCAGCGAAGGCGAGTACGGGTTAAAAATCCTGGATGCAGCCAATCCGCTTGAAATACGTCAGCTGCGACACATCACGGATATACAGGCTTATGATGTGATCCCCCTGAATGGTGTGCTGATGGTGACCGGCGGCGGCGGAATTGTTCAGTACGACTACTCAGACCTCGATAATCTGCGGCTACTGAGCACCATACCTGTGTACAGCGAGTAA
- a CDS encoding flavodoxin family protein, giving the protein MKQATLTVFILLFFISSYSAFAQKTVLIAYHSETGNTEMMARSVADGARSVDGIQVLLKQSADVTETDLKNADAIIVGSPVYNAAITPEISRFIASWPFEGSPLKDKIGAVFVTGGGISAGEELAQTGVLQSMLIFGMIVVGGPDWTQAFGASAITSEEPFAAGQPENIHPRFLEKGRKLGERVAQVTLRFSIAE; this is encoded by the coding sequence ATGAAACAGGCAACGTTAACCGTTTTTATTCTTCTTTTTTTTATTAGCAGTTACTCTGCATTTGCTCAAAAAACGGTATTGATTGCATATCACTCCGAAACGGGAAATACGGAGATGATGGCCCGCAGCGTGGCCGACGGAGCAAGGTCGGTTGATGGTATTCAGGTCCTGCTGAAACAGTCTGCAGATGTTACGGAAACGGATCTGAAAAATGCAGATGCTATCATCGTGGGCAGCCCGGTGTATAATGCCGCCATAACCCCCGAAATATCGAGATTTATCGCTTCATGGCCGTTTGAGGGTTCACCGCTGAAGGATAAAATCGGTGCCGTTTTTGTTACCGGGGGTGGTATTTCTGCAGGGGAGGAGCTGGCGCAAACCGGTGTTCTGCAGAGTATGCTCATTTTCGGGATGATTGTGGTAGGCGGCCCCGACTGGACCCAGGCCTTTGGTGCGTCTGCCATTACATCCGAAGAACCGTTCGCTGCAGGGCAACCGGAAAACATTCATCCCCGATTTCTGGAAAAAGGAAGAAAACTGGGTGAACGTGTTGCTCAGGTTACACTTCGCTTCAGTATTGCAGAGTAA